The following are encoded together in the Kribbella voronezhensis genome:
- a CDS encoding methylated-DNA--[protein]-cysteine S-methyltransferase: MRWSVIDSPIGDLSLAADDVGLCRLRMGTAEVEPGIVRDKVLLLAQEELKAYFAGELTEFSVPLSVPGGSEFERAVWQQLRRIPYGEMQTYGEVARIVGDAGAARAVGVACNRNPIAVVVPCHRVVGAGGKMVGFGGGIPRKRHLLELEARVSFETLWGQ, encoded by the coding sequence ATGCGCTGGTCCGTGATCGATTCGCCCATCGGTGACCTGTCGTTGGCCGCGGACGACGTCGGGCTGTGCCGGTTGCGGATGGGGACGGCCGAGGTCGAGCCGGGGATCGTCCGCGACAAGGTGCTGCTGCTCGCGCAGGAGGAGCTGAAGGCGTACTTCGCCGGCGAGCTGACCGAGTTCTCGGTCCCGCTGTCGGTGCCGGGCGGGTCGGAGTTCGAGCGCGCCGTCTGGCAGCAACTCCGCCGGATCCCGTACGGCGAGATGCAGACGTACGGCGAGGTCGCCAGGATCGTCGGCGACGCCGGTGCGGCCCGCGCGGTCGGAGTGGCCTGCAACCGCAACCCGATCGCCGTCGTCGTGCCGTGCCACCGGGTGGTCGGCGCCGGCGGCAAGATGGTCGGGTTCGGCGGCGGGATCCCGCGCAAACGCCACCTGCTCGAGCTCGAGGCGCGGGTCAGTTTCGAAACGCTGTGGGGTCAGTGA
- a CDS encoding DUF4328 domain-containing protein — translation MTGPSAYEPNPYDVPAYGERTPAGAQRVPQPPPMDRWFTSEQAMGLSASILIGVDTVASWASAWADWNSYGALKSYPGDDAKLAEADLISGSTGIVSALALFAAAVVFIVWLWRVRWNAEMFCRGEHRLTRGWVLGSWICPVVNLWYPKWVVDDIVAASDPRTSPHTVSLRSIPGTRLVWAWWITWVVGLVLGNVAQRSTLDGVPQLGELRTNAVLSSISAVATTAAAVLAMMLIKRINDLQISRPWTPWWAADQAPPPFRSPGS, via the coding sequence GTGACCGGTCCGTCGGCGTACGAGCCGAACCCGTACGACGTACCGGCGTACGGCGAGCGGACGCCGGCCGGGGCGCAGCGGGTGCCCCAGCCGCCGCCGATGGACCGCTGGTTCACCTCGGAGCAGGCGATGGGGCTCAGCGCCTCGATCCTGATCGGTGTGGACACGGTGGCGAGCTGGGCCTCCGCCTGGGCCGACTGGAACTCGTACGGCGCGCTCAAGAGCTACCCGGGCGACGACGCGAAGCTGGCCGAGGCCGACCTGATCTCCGGCTCGACGGGCATCGTCTCCGCACTGGCCTTGTTCGCGGCCGCCGTGGTCTTCATCGTCTGGCTCTGGCGGGTGCGCTGGAACGCGGAGATGTTCTGCCGCGGCGAGCACCGGCTGACCAGGGGCTGGGTGCTCGGCAGCTGGATCTGTCCGGTGGTGAACCTCTGGTATCCGAAGTGGGTGGTCGACGACATCGTCGCGGCCAGCGATCCGCGGACCTCGCCGCACACCGTCAGCCTGCGCAGCATTCCGGGCACCCGGCTGGTCTGGGCGTGGTGGATCACCTGGGTGGTCGGGCTGGTGCTCGGCAACGTGGCGCAGCGGAGCACGCTGGACGGCGTACCGCAGCTCGGTGAGCTCCGGACGAACGCCGTACTGTCCAGCATCTCGGCGGTCGCAACGACGGCCGCTGCGGTGCTCGCCATGATGTTGATCAAGCGCATCAACGACCTGCAGATCAGCCGCCCATGGACGCCGTGGTGGGCCGCCGACCAGGCTCCGCCGCCGTTCCGCTCGCCGGGGTCGTGA
- a CDS encoding DUF4328 domain-containing protein — protein sequence MSHPQPAALSAAEEPEVWQPHAAEEFQPVDRIGRIAVALLGASTVTHLIATWSDWNTYGVVHTYLGGGPNVDDADLNRADAIARITAYPNVLVSVAAAVVFVIWLWRARVNSEVLCQADHRRSHGWVLASWFCPGPNLFYPKQIVDDVWLASDPKTPVYADDLRRLRKPLLTKVWWCTWVGALAFDVVIRRFLMWMDATVGSLRGIALAGTASLILTAVSAVAATFVIRKINSMQTSREWVPWWDQREPKLTAVPTYADDDTSEQQAISEPIAVPPALRLERQPEPALQLAGGGAEEAPKWSPFAPVAESWQEQASANPHYRPVDSWGDDTGTLTSPVEEATPSYQPTPAGLDSPTWATSNSYSTPSNDDLLSAPVPSWQAETVAPPSLSLVDTSYTSTSYETSEPSWASSYSEPYSYETSSSDYYKPSEPTAAPEPEPAPEPVARAGRRAARVAVDSPSTIGYGQDDDYLTPSKPLPTVPSYGPEPSYSPEPAYTPETSYTPEPAYAPETTYSAYEAPAASSSYESYNTDYSSSYDYSTPETSYSAPETSYSAAAAEPSYDSYTSSYDASYSQSSYTDYGTESYESYSPNYTPETYGATDYSTHTPEQSATEQQQTPYSYEPAQPPAADDSETTAPRTVPRRRWV from the coding sequence GTGAGCCACCCGCAACCAGCAGCGCTGTCCGCTGCCGAAGAGCCCGAAGTGTGGCAACCGCACGCCGCGGAGGAGTTCCAGCCGGTCGACAGGATCGGCCGGATCGCGGTCGCGCTGCTCGGCGCGTCCACGGTGACGCACCTGATCGCGACCTGGTCCGACTGGAACACCTACGGCGTCGTCCACACCTACCTGGGCGGCGGCCCGAACGTCGACGACGCGGATCTCAACCGCGCCGACGCCATCGCCAGGATCACCGCGTACCCGAACGTGCTCGTCTCGGTCGCCGCCGCCGTCGTCTTCGTGATCTGGCTGTGGCGCGCGCGGGTCAACTCCGAGGTGCTCTGCCAGGCCGACCACCGGCGCAGTCACGGCTGGGTGCTGGCGAGCTGGTTCTGCCCCGGACCGAACCTCTTCTATCCCAAGCAGATCGTCGACGACGTCTGGCTCGCCAGTGATCCGAAGACGCCTGTGTACGCCGACGACTTGCGCCGGCTCAGGAAGCCTCTCCTCACCAAGGTGTGGTGGTGCACCTGGGTCGGCGCTCTCGCGTTCGACGTGGTGATCCGCCGGTTCCTGATGTGGATGGACGCCACCGTCGGCTCGCTGCGCGGGATCGCCCTGGCCGGTACGGCGTCGCTGATCCTGACCGCGGTCTCGGCGGTCGCGGCCACCTTCGTGATCCGCAAGATCAACTCGATGCAGACCAGCCGCGAGTGGGTGCCGTGGTGGGACCAGCGCGAGCCGAAGCTCACCGCCGTCCCGACGTACGCCGACGACGACACCTCCGAGCAGCAGGCGATCAGCGAGCCGATCGCGGTCCCGCCGGCCCTGCGCCTCGAGCGTCAGCCGGAGCCGGCCCTGCAACTGGCCGGCGGCGGCGCCGAGGAGGCCCCGAAGTGGAGCCCGTTCGCACCGGTCGCCGAAAGCTGGCAGGAGCAGGCCTCCGCGAACCCGCACTACCGCCCGGTCGACTCGTGGGGTGACGACACCGGCACGTTGACCAGCCCGGTCGAAGAGGCCACCCCGTCGTACCAGCCGACCCCGGCCGGCCTGGACAGCCCGACCTGGGCCACATCGAACTCCTACTCGACCCCTTCGAACGACGACCTGCTGTCCGCGCCGGTGCCGAGCTGGCAGGCCGAGACGGTCGCACCGCCCTCGCTGTCCCTGGTCGACACCTCGTACACCTCGACGTCGTACGAGACCAGCGAGCCGTCCTGGGCCAGCTCGTACTCCGAGCCGTACTCCTACGAGACCTCGTCCTCCGACTACTACAAGCCGTCGGAGCCGACCGCCGCTCCCGAGCCGGAGCCCGCGCCCGAACCTGTTGCGCGCGCCGGACGCCGGGCCGCTCGGGTCGCGGTGGACAGCCCCTCGACCATCGGGTACGGGCAGGACGACGACTACCTGACCCCGTCGAAGCCGCTGCCGACCGTCCCGTCGTACGGGCCGGAGCCGTCCTACTCGCCGGAGCCGGCGTACACGCCGGAGACCAGCTACACCCCGGAGCCCGCGTACGCGCCGGAGACGACGTACTCGGCGTACGAGGCCCCCGCGGCCTCCTCGAGCTACGAGTCCTACAACACGGACTACTCGTCCTCCTACGACTACTCGACGCCGGAGACCAGCTACAGCGCTCCGGAGACGAGCTACTCGGCGGCAGCAGCGGAGCCGTCGTACGACAGCTACACCTCGTCCTACGACGCGTCCTACTCGCAGAGCTCCTACACGGACTACGGCACCGAGAGCTACGAGTCGTACAGCCCGAACTACACCCCCGAGACGTACGGCGCTACGGACTACAGCACCCACACCCCGGAGCAGTCGGCAACCGAGCAGCAGCAGACGCCGTACTCGTACGAGCCGGCCCAGCCGCCGGCCGCCGACGACTCCGAGACCACCGCTCCCCGGACCGTTCCCCGCCGCCGTTGGGTATGA
- a CDS encoding sugar phosphate isomerase/epimerase family protein translates to MTDLAFSTLGCAGASLDHVLDLARRNKIGGLELRASEDEFTHIGLSPAERRTLRNRIEDAGLEILAVSSYVRLCAVEDQPLEAHLELAADLGARGVRVFPGDDPAGDDPAGTTDGPTPGELRALDRVTTAPKDVHIFLETHDSHSAGRRMAALCALLDAESPGHNAKVIWDSAHTWSHGETPAEALDLLRPWIDFVQIKDSDSTQGFKPVAIGAGDFPIGQLLAALHGTPYWLSLEWELKWHPHLPPLDEALPATWNWITTG, encoded by the coding sequence ATGACCGACCTCGCCTTCTCCACTCTCGGGTGTGCGGGCGCGTCGCTCGACCACGTCCTCGACCTCGCGCGCCGCAACAAAATCGGCGGGCTGGAACTGCGGGCTTCCGAGGACGAGTTCACCCACATCGGGCTGAGTCCGGCCGAGCGCCGTACGCTCCGCAACCGGATCGAGGACGCCGGACTGGAGATTCTCGCGGTCAGCAGCTACGTGCGGCTCTGCGCGGTCGAGGACCAACCCCTCGAAGCGCATCTCGAACTCGCCGCCGACCTCGGCGCCCGCGGCGTCCGCGTCTTCCCCGGTGACGATCCGGCCGGGGACGATCCGGCCGGTACGACGGACGGCCCGACCCCCGGCGAGCTGCGCGCCCTCGATCGCGTCACGACGGCTCCGAAGGACGTCCACATCTTCCTGGAGACCCACGACTCGCACTCGGCCGGCCGCCGGATGGCCGCCTTGTGCGCTCTGCTCGACGCCGAGTCGCCGGGACACAACGCCAAGGTGATCTGGGACAGCGCGCATACCTGGAGCCACGGCGAGACCCCGGCCGAGGCGCTCGACCTCCTCCGGCCGTGGATCGACTTCGTCCAGATCAAGGACAGCGACTCGACCCAGGGCTTCAAGCCGGTGGCGATCGGCGCCGGCGACTTCCCGATCGGCCAACTCCTGGCGGCCCTGCACGGTACGCCGTACTGGCTTTCGCTCGAGTGGGAGCTGAAGTGGCATCCCCACCTGCCCCCACTCGACGAGGCGCTTCCGGCCACCTGGAATTGGATCACCACCGGCTGA
- a CDS encoding S-adenosylmethionine:tRNA ribosyltransferase-isomerase, which translates to MKVHPQTRFTLPDALNAAEPPEARGLARDQVKLLVAEGSAITHTRFDRLGDHLRAGDLLLVNTSGTLPAAVDGTWISGSGLAPVVVHFSTALDDGTWVVELRNGDSPLFDGAVGDRVELPEGVLTLLAPYQAEQNRLWRAKPPVQDVIGYLGRHGRPITYKYVGKRWPLPLYQTVFAREPGSAEMPSAARPFSFELVSHLAAAGVLIAPILLHCGVSSQESHEPPLPERYDVPEHTARLVNWVQANGGRVIAVGTTAVRAIESAVRADGSVAAAGGWTDLVLGPEHPARVVDGLVTGMHAPEASHLLLLESVVGPGVVQRAYDAALERSYLWHEFGDVSLLLRDR; encoded by the coding sequence GTGAAGGTTCATCCACAGACCCGGTTCACCTTGCCCGACGCGCTGAACGCGGCCGAGCCGCCGGAAGCGCGGGGGTTGGCAAGGGATCAGGTGAAGCTGCTGGTCGCGGAGGGGTCGGCCATCACACATACGCGGTTCGACCGGCTCGGTGATCACCTGCGGGCCGGAGATCTCCTGCTGGTCAACACTTCCGGCACGTTGCCCGCTGCGGTGGACGGCACGTGGATCAGCGGCTCGGGACTTGCGCCGGTGGTCGTGCACTTCTCCACAGCGCTCGACGACGGCACCTGGGTGGTGGAGCTGCGCAACGGCGATTCCCCCTTGTTCGACGGGGCTGTCGGCGATCGGGTGGAGCTGCCCGAAGGAGTGCTCACCCTACTGGCTCCGTACCAGGCGGAGCAGAATCGTTTGTGGCGGGCGAAACCGCCGGTGCAGGACGTGATTGGCTACCTCGGCCGACATGGACGACCGATCACGTACAAGTACGTCGGTAAGCGTTGGCCGCTTCCGCTCTACCAGACCGTGTTCGCCCGCGAACCAGGCAGCGCGGAAATGCCCAGTGCAGCAAGGCCGTTCAGCTTCGAACTGGTGAGCCACCTGGCGGCAGCCGGCGTCCTGATCGCGCCGATCCTCTTGCACTGCGGCGTTTCCTCGCAGGAGAGCCACGAACCGCCGCTGCCCGAGCGGTACGACGTACCGGAGCACACCGCTCGCCTGGTGAACTGGGTGCAGGCGAACGGAGGCCGCGTGATCGCCGTCGGAACCACGGCCGTCCGGGCGATCGAGTCGGCCGTCCGCGCGGATGGTTCAGTGGCCGCCGCGGGCGGGTGGACCGATCTCGTCCTCGGGCCGGAGCACCCGGCTCGCGTGGTCGACGGACTGGTCACCGGCATGCACGCCCCGGAGGCGTCGCACCTGCTGCTACTGGAGTCCGTCGTCGGACCCGGGGTTGTCCAGCGTGCCTACGACGCCGCCCTCGAGCGCAGTTACCTCTGGCACGAGTTCGGCGACGTCTCCCTGCTGCTCCGGGACCGGTAG
- a CDS encoding SDR family NAD(P)-dependent oxidoreductase, protein MTPHSLTRPVALITGASAGLGLALAHGLADRGWALIIDARSADALKDAADALADRTDVVPLAGDVTDPEHRADLVEAVGELGRLDLLVNNASYLGPSPLQPLAAADLDELRRVYEVDVIAPIALTQALIPELTAAAGTVVNISSDAAVEAYEGWGGYGSAKAALDHASRVLAAEHLDIVVYAVDPGDLRTAMHQAAFPGEDISDRPEPASVVPAFLQLLDARPASGRYRAAEFAPAVTS, encoded by the coding sequence ATGACTCCCCACTCTCTGACTCGTCCTGTTGCTCTGATCACCGGCGCCTCTGCCGGGCTGGGACTGGCGCTGGCCCATGGGCTCGCCGACCGCGGCTGGGCGTTGATCATCGACGCACGCAGCGCGGACGCACTGAAGGATGCGGCCGACGCACTGGCCGACCGGACGGACGTAGTACCGCTCGCCGGTGACGTGACCGATCCGGAACATCGTGCCGACCTGGTCGAGGCCGTCGGCGAACTCGGCCGCCTCGATCTGCTGGTGAACAACGCGAGCTACCTCGGCCCCAGTCCGCTCCAGCCGTTGGCGGCTGCCGACCTCGACGAACTCCGCCGTGTCTACGAGGTCGACGTGATCGCGCCGATCGCGTTGACCCAGGCGCTCATCCCCGAACTCACCGCCGCAGCCGGCACGGTCGTCAACATCAGCTCCGACGCCGCGGTGGAGGCGTATGAAGGCTGGGGCGGCTACGGTTCCGCGAAGGCAGCACTGGATCACGCGAGCCGGGTGCTGGCCGCCGAACACCTCGACATCGTCGTGTACGCCGTGGACCCCGGCGACCTCCGTACTGCGATGCACCAGGCCGCGTTCCCCGGTGAAGACATCTCGGACCGGCCCGAGCCGGCGTCCGTCGTACCGGCGTTCCTCCAGTTGCTGGACGCCCGGCCGGCCAGCGGGCGCTACCGGGCGGCGGAATTCGCGCCGGCGGTGACCTCGTGA
- a CDS encoding discoidin domain-containing protein — MTIPRSAAILALVSGTALAGTGLSAAAVHSPALRSTTLQAVGASLPFTILEAENAATNGSKLGPSYAQGTLPAEASNRQAVTLTSGQYVEFNAPGTTNAINVAYSVPDGRSGTLSVYVNGQKLSQSLAVTSKYSFVDTAWIAGSRTHKLYDHARLQLGQTVGAGAKIRLQVDGENTAGPYTIDDGEFENVAGAAGQPGGSISITDRGADPTGSNDSTGAIQSAIDSARGSGGTVWIPAGRFRVGGTINPDGVTLRGAGRWYSTLLSSHLIDRPNGGGNVKLYDFAVIGEVTERHDESPDNFVNGSLGPNSVVSGLWLQHLKVGLWLTGNNDNLVVENNRFYDLTADGLNLNGTAYNVQVRNNFLRNTGDDALAMWSLHAADRSSTFANNTIVQPTLANGIAIYGGTDLTVRDNLVSDTNALGGGIAISNQSFGSPFYPLAGTITVSGNTLVRTGAMNPNWGQNHPHGAIRVDAYDTAINAAVRFTNNRVVASPWSAYQFVDGGGAGRAVQNVTVDGGSIEGAGTVAFQAETTGSASVSNVSASGIGRAGVYNCAYPSGSFALNRGSGNSGWDSTWSGCNWVEPGGGSTTPPTGNLAAGRPVTATSSVQSYVASNTVDGNANSYWESANNSWPQSLTVDLGSSQSVKRLVLKLPPSTAWGTRTQTIAVLGSVDGSSYSQLAGAAGRTFDPGSGNTATITLPSAVNTRYVRLTFTANTGWPAGQLSEYEVYAN, encoded by the coding sequence ATGACGATCCCTCGTTCAGCCGCAATCCTGGCGCTCGTCTCCGGTACGGCGCTCGCCGGCACCGGTCTGTCCGCCGCAGCGGTCCACTCCCCAGCACTCCGATCGACAACGCTCCAGGCTGTCGGCGCTTCGTTGCCCTTCACGATCCTCGAAGCGGAGAACGCCGCGACGAACGGCAGCAAGCTCGGCCCGAGCTACGCCCAGGGCACCCTCCCAGCCGAGGCCTCGAACCGGCAGGCCGTCACGCTCACCAGCGGCCAGTACGTCGAGTTCAACGCGCCCGGCACGACCAACGCGATCAACGTCGCGTACTCCGTTCCGGATGGACGCAGCGGCACCCTCTCGGTCTACGTCAACGGCCAGAAGCTCTCGCAGTCCCTGGCGGTGACCTCGAAATACAGCTTTGTCGACACGGCCTGGATCGCCGGGTCACGAACGCACAAGCTCTACGACCACGCCCGGCTGCAACTCGGCCAGACCGTCGGCGCGGGCGCGAAGATCAGGCTCCAGGTCGACGGCGAGAACACCGCCGGCCCGTACACGATCGACGACGGCGAGTTCGAGAACGTCGCCGGTGCGGCCGGCCAGCCTGGCGGCTCGATCTCGATCACCGATCGCGGCGCGGACCCGACCGGCAGCAACGACTCCACCGGCGCGATCCAGAGCGCGATCGACAGCGCTCGCGGGAGCGGTGGCACCGTGTGGATCCCGGCCGGCCGGTTCCGCGTCGGCGGCACGATCAATCCCGACGGCGTGACGCTTCGCGGCGCCGGACGCTGGTACTCGACGCTGCTGAGCAGCCACCTGATCGACCGCCCGAACGGCGGCGGCAACGTGAAGCTCTACGACTTCGCCGTGATCGGCGAGGTGACCGAGCGGCACGACGAGTCGCCGGACAACTTCGTCAACGGCAGCCTCGGCCCGAACTCGGTCGTCTCCGGCCTGTGGCTGCAGCATCTCAAGGTCGGCCTCTGGCTCACCGGCAACAACGACAACCTGGTGGTCGAGAACAACCGGTTCTACGACCTGACCGCCGACGGGCTGAACCTGAACGGTACGGCGTACAACGTGCAGGTGCGGAACAACTTCCTGCGCAACACCGGCGACGACGCGCTGGCGATGTGGTCGCTGCACGCGGCCGACCGGAGCAGCACCTTTGCCAACAACACGATCGTGCAGCCGACCCTGGCGAACGGCATCGCGATCTACGGCGGCACCGACCTGACCGTGCGGGACAACCTGGTGTCCGACACGAACGCGCTCGGCGGCGGGATCGCGATCTCCAACCAGTCGTTCGGTTCGCCGTTCTACCCGCTGGCGGGCACGATCACGGTCTCCGGCAACACGCTGGTCCGCACCGGCGCGATGAACCCGAACTGGGGTCAGAACCATCCGCACGGCGCGATCCGGGTGGACGCCTATGACACAGCGATCAACGCGGCGGTCCGGTTCACCAACAACCGGGTGGTGGCGAGCCCGTGGTCGGCGTACCAGTTCGTCGACGGTGGCGGCGCCGGCCGCGCGGTGCAGAACGTGACGGTGGACGGTGGCTCGATCGAGGGCGCCGGGACTGTCGCCTTCCAGGCGGAGACGACTGGCTCTGCGTCGGTGAGCAATGTCAGCGCGAGTGGCATCGGGCGAGCGGGCGTCTACAACTGTGCCTATCCGAGCGGTTCGTTCGCGCTGAATCGCGGGAGTGGCAACAGCGGCTGGGATTCCACCTGGAGTGGCTGCAACTGGGTGGAGCCGGGCGGCGGCAGCACCACGCCGCCGACGGGCAACCTCGCGGCCGGGCGGCCGGTGACGGCGACCAGTTCAGTGCAGTCCTACGTTGCGAGCAACACGGTGGACGGCAATGCCAACAGTTACTGGGAGAGCGCCAACAACAGTTGGCCGCAATCGCTCACTGTCGACCTCGGAAGCAGCCAGAGTGTGAAGCGGCTGGTGCTGAAGCTTCCCCCGAGTACGGCGTGGGGCACGCGCACGCAGACGATCGCAGTACTGGGGAGCGTCGACGGATCGTCGTACAGCCAGTTGGCCGGGGCCGCCGGGCGCACCTTCGATCCGGGCTCCGGCAACACGGCGACGATCACACTGCCGAGCGCCGTGAACACGCGGTACGTCCGGCTCACCTTCACGGCCAACACCGGCTGGCCGGCGGGGCAACTCTCGGAGTACGAGGTCTACGCCAACTGA
- a CDS encoding outer membrane protein assembly factor BamB family protein, which produces MPLRDRWNELIPDAATLADDLAGRYTASDRRAYRDQYLEAVLAALDSLEQLSTDPVAVRLAVWFHRAVHEPSGRPAEDAEASAELAEENLPAYGVSSTRVAEVARLVRLTGASSPEAEDANAQVLLDAVNATYAGANYATHASELRRDAGDAGDAGDAGDRSTAIRQRLATVQGLLEGPIYRTQLGRERFDEAARANLTRELAVLDGTLPAPWRGWQRAALIAAAVFSPVLAAMAAYGAAHYSWRSPSSSDSVWFPSVLCVLESCAVPLFIRFAPRVGRMARVVSGAVVVAGLAGVIITWVLAPAKTPSTGVGDRVPLLMISAVLLLVAGIAGLASCWPVARHPRPEFNRGQLLSVATTVAVIVGAVVFVGEPIHRAYLLGANEHLTGSDAPVGIPARSELTGGMAWVSRPISYSADAVRRAVSTEHGIAIASETGTVVMLDPATGEPRWRYSRSDSDGTPELAATADGQLLIANFDDVGYLVLDAATGKRKETWPLGTRDHDLLSADPLLTGEQVGKGSDKLRGVDLDGNDRWTFEPGRCTTIGAVATADTALALLDRQCGERRNETTALDLKSGKKLWSGPSPWFGEQPMAVGGLIVWTERDGRAESEMRGTLVGVEPRTGTVKWRWQVPSNWACGTSVTVAGDKLVLLDCPVAAKDTQTVVTVLKAETGGVVWQRTAPVKAGQRVAVTTDARVAMVPDLEAKDHCLLDVIDEAGYRQVALPAEVICRGGVQAVGNQLLAATHKAVLALR; this is translated from the coding sequence ATGCCGCTTCGCGATCGCTGGAACGAGCTGATCCCCGACGCCGCGACGCTGGCGGACGATCTTGCCGGTCGCTACACGGCGTCCGACCGGCGGGCCTACCGCGATCAGTACCTCGAAGCGGTCCTGGCCGCCCTGGACTCGCTGGAGCAACTCAGCACGGATCCCGTTGCCGTGCGGCTCGCAGTGTGGTTCCACCGGGCCGTCCACGAGCCGAGCGGCCGGCCCGCCGAGGACGCCGAGGCGTCGGCCGAGCTCGCCGAGGAGAACCTTCCGGCGTACGGCGTGAGCTCGACCCGGGTCGCCGAGGTCGCCCGGCTGGTCCGGCTGACCGGCGCGTCGAGTCCTGAAGCCGAAGACGCGAATGCCCAGGTCCTGCTCGACGCGGTCAACGCCACCTATGCCGGAGCGAACTACGCCACGCACGCCTCCGAGCTCCGCCGCGACGCCGGGGATGCCGGGGATGCCGGCGACGCCGGGGATCGCAGTACGGCGATCAGGCAGCGGCTCGCCACTGTGCAGGGTCTTCTCGAGGGACCGATCTACCGGACCCAACTCGGCCGGGAGCGGTTCGACGAGGCGGCGCGCGCGAACCTGACCAGAGAGTTGGCCGTTCTGGACGGCACGCTTCCGGCGCCCTGGCGAGGTTGGCAGCGAGCGGCCTTGATCGCCGCGGCCGTGTTCAGCCCGGTCCTAGCTGCGATGGCTGCCTACGGAGCCGCCCACTACTCCTGGCGGTCTCCGAGCAGTTCGGACTCGGTGTGGTTTCCCAGCGTGCTTTGTGTGCTGGAGTCGTGCGCGGTGCCGCTGTTCATCCGCTTCGCACCTCGAGTCGGCCGCATGGCCAGAGTCGTCAGCGGCGCCGTGGTGGTTGCCGGTCTGGCCGGAGTGATCATCACCTGGGTGCTGGCGCCGGCCAAGACGCCGTCGACCGGTGTCGGCGACCGGGTCCCGCTGCTGATGATCTCGGCCGTCCTGCTCCTCGTGGCAGGCATCGCCGGGCTGGCCTCGTGCTGGCCGGTCGCCCGCCATCCCCGGCCGGAATTCAATCGGGGACAGCTGCTGTCCGTGGCGACGACGGTGGCCGTCATCGTCGGCGCGGTGGTGTTCGTCGGCGAGCCGATCCACCGTGCCTATCTGCTGGGCGCCAACGAACACCTGACCGGATCGGACGCCCCGGTCGGCATCCCCGCACGGTCCGAACTGACCGGCGGTATGGCCTGGGTCAGCCGGCCGATCTCGTACAGCGCCGACGCCGTTCGCAGAGCCGTCAGTACCGAACACGGCATCGCCATCGCGAGCGAGACGGGCACTGTCGTGATGCTCGACCCGGCGACCGGCGAGCCGCGCTGGCGCTACTCACGATCCGACTCCGACGGCACCCCCGAACTGGCTGCCACAGCCGACGGACAACTGCTGATCGCCAACTTCGACGATGTCGGCTACCTGGTGCTGGACGCCGCCACGGGAAAGCGGAAGGAGACTTGGCCACTCGGCACCCGCGACCATGACCTCCTGTCCGCCGACCCGTTGCTGACCGGCGAGCAGGTCGGCAAGGGCTCGGACAAACTTCGCGGGGTGGACCTCGACGGCAACGACCGCTGGACCTTCGAGCCGGGTCGGTGCACGACCATCGGCGCCGTCGCAACAGCCGATACCGCGCTCGCCTTGCTCGACCGGCAGTGCGGTGAGCGGCGCAACGAGACGACGGCCCTGGACCTGAAGAGCGGCAAGAAGCTGTGGAGCGGCCCGAGCCCCTGGTTCGGTGAGCAACCGATGGCGGTCGGCGGTCTGATCGTCTGGACCGAGCGGGACGGGCGCGCCGAGAGCGAGATGCGCGGAACCCTGGTCGGGGTGGAACCGCGCACCGGCACGGTGAAGTGGCGATGGCAAGTGCCGTCGAACTGGGCTTGCGGCACCAGCGTGACCGTGGCCGGCGACAAACTGGTGCTGCTGGACTGTCCGGTCGCGGCCAAAGACACCCAGACAGTGGTCACGGTGCTCAAGGCCGAGACCGGAGGTGTCGTCTGGCAGCGGACCGCCCCGGTCAAGGCGGGCCAGCGGGTCGCGGTCACGACCGACGCCCGAGTGGCGATGGTCCCGGACCTGGAGGCGAAGGACCACTGCCTGCTGGACGTGATCGACGAGGCGGGCTACCGCCAGGTCGCGCTACCGGCCGAGGTCATCTGCCGAGGCGGCGTCCAAGCAGTCGGAAACCAACTCCTAGCCGCAACCCACAAGGCAGTCCTAGCCCTCCGCTGA